The Roseofilum capinflatum BLCC-M114 genome includes a window with the following:
- a CDS encoding GNAT family N-acetyltransferase: MIHYRVAEQTDLQIILQLVQEFHHSEKLGFDEKLDAQALEELISDSSLGKLLLIQQDDEIIGYVIVAWGYSLEFRGRDAFIDEFYLRPQYRQQGIGTQTLSFVEKTCQELGIQALHLEVDFENPNAQRLYHRVGYQRHNRFLMTKILDN, encoded by the coding sequence ATGATTCATTACAGAGTAGCAGAGCAAACTGATTTACAGATCATTTTACAACTGGTGCAAGAATTTCATCACAGTGAAAAACTAGGGTTTGATGAAAAACTCGATGCTCAGGCTTTAGAAGAGTTAATCAGCGATTCATCTTTAGGGAAACTGTTGCTGATTCAACAAGACGATGAAATCATTGGCTATGTTATTGTAGCTTGGGGTTATAGTCTGGAATTCCGAGGCAGAGATGCATTTATCGATGAATTTTATCTGAGACCCCAGTACCGTCAACAGGGCATCGGGACTCAAACTTTATCATTTGTCGAGAAGACCTGTCAAGAGTTGGGAATACAAGCGCTGCATCTAGAAGTTGATTTTGAAAATCCTAATGCACAACGTCTTTATCACCGAGTTGGATATCAACGCCATAATCGTTTTTTGATGACGAAAATATTAGATAATTAG